From a region of the Chitinophagales bacterium genome:
- a CDS encoding MlaD family protein, whose product MKVSNETKVGVLATIAIVLLVLGYNLLRGKNVFGRDNIFYIRYDNAAGIAPAGAVRYNGMKVGHVQDIKLANDGSGQIVVSVAVTPDLKIPVGTTATVVSPDFISPKAIQLDFTAFSKFYESGDTLVSGVARNGMKEVQSQAEALIASMDSAINSINGIFNSETKQHLQRSVKSIETTLNTLDKASTKVDEMLSANVSRLDRIFSNVESITVNLKNNQDEINALLNNLTAITDTVRRSEIGNTIRQAKEVLEQTAEVMSKINEGKGSMGLLVNDDRLYNNLEASSKSLDALVTDLKAHPNRYVQVSVFGKKDKSAKETENK is encoded by the coding sequence TTGAAAGTATCGAATGAAACAAAGGTGGGAGTGCTTGCCACGATTGCAATTGTTTTGCTTGTACTCGGATACAATTTATTGCGCGGCAAAAATGTGTTTGGCCGTGATAACATCTTTTACATCCGGTACGACAATGCCGCCGGTATTGCTCCTGCAGGTGCCGTTCGCTACAATGGCATGAAAGTCGGACATGTACAGGATATCAAGTTGGCCAATGATGGTTCCGGGCAGATCGTGGTTTCCGTAGCGGTTACCCCTGATCTGAAGATTCCGGTCGGAACAACCGCCACAGTGGTAAGCCCTGATTTTATCAGTCCCAAAGCCATTCAGCTGGATTTTACAGCCTTCAGTAAATTTTATGAAAGTGGTGATACGCTTGTTTCCGGTGTGGCAAGAAATGGTATGAAAGAAGTACAATCACAGGCGGAAGCGCTTATTGCATCGATGGATTCGGCCATCAATTCCATCAATGGTATATTCAACAGCGAGACGAAGCAGCATCTTCAGCGTAGCGTGAAAAGTATTGAAACAACACTGAACACACTTGATAAGGCATCCACTAAAGTAGATGAAATGCTGTCGGCTAATGTGAGCCGGCTGGATCGTATTTTTTCAAATGTTGAATCTATTACAGTTAACCTGAAAAATAACCAGGATGAAATCAACGCACTGCTCAATAACCTCACGGCCATTACTGATACCGTAAGACGGAGTGAAATAGGTAACACCATCCGGCAGGCGAAGGAAGTGCTGGAACAGACAGCAGAAGTGATGAGTAAGATCAATGAAGGCAAGGGTTCTATGGGTTTACTGGTGAATGATGACAGACTCTACAATAACCTGGAGGCATCCTCAAAGTCACTCGATGCTTTAGTTACGGATCTGAAAGCTCACCCTAACCGTTATGTGCAGGTATCTGTTTTTGGGAAAAAGGATAAATCAGCTAAGGAAACGGAAAATAAATAA
- a CDS encoding N-acetylmuramoyl-L-alanine amidase, with the protein MKRSILIILLITFCWSLAAQAQSGADYKFKTVVLDAGHGGHDTGCRGVSSYEKNVTLALVLKLGALIKKTYPGINVVYTRQTDTFIELYERANIANRVNADLFISIHCNASKSTTAYGTETWLMGLHKSGGNLEVSKRENDVIMLEDNYQENYDGFDPNSPEGYIILSMNQNAHIDQSINLASKVEDEFVKDGRLTRGVKQAGFLVLWRTTMPSILIESGFLTNREEEKYLNSAAGQNEIAFSILQAVALYKAEIESDYSQLALVQHDRKDALADSAGTELTVQKTLEDSISQQKKVVADAGSHQGTQPSVIYRIQIAASEKDIPLSDPRFAGIKDISNDKSDHNINRYMVGNYIDMAETQTRLAALRKKGFKDAFVVAYRDGKRIPLNELP; encoded by the coding sequence GTGAAACGGTCTATTCTTATCATACTGCTCATTACCTTTTGCTGGAGTCTTGCTGCGCAGGCACAATCCGGTGCTGATTACAAATTTAAAACGGTTGTGCTGGATGCGGGGCATGGAGGCCATGATACAGGTTGCCGTGGCGTTTCTTCTTATGAGAAAAACGTAACGCTGGCACTGGTCCTGAAATTGGGTGCGCTGATAAAAAAAACCTATCCCGGCATCAACGTTGTTTACACCCGGCAAACGGATACATTCATTGAGTTGTATGAACGGGCTAATATTGCCAATCGCGTCAACGCTGATTTGTTTATCTCCATACATTGTAATGCCAGCAAATCAACAACGGCTTATGGCACGGAAACATGGCTGATGGGTTTGCATAAGTCAGGAGGTAACCTAGAGGTATCTAAAAGGGAAAATGACGTTATCATGCTGGAAGATAACTACCAGGAAAACTATGACGGCTTTGATCCCAACTCTCCGGAAGGGTATATCATCCTTTCTATGAATCAGAATGCACACATCGATCAAAGCATCAATCTCGCTTCCAAAGTAGAGGATGAGTTTGTGAAAGATGGCCGCCTGACACGTGGCGTGAAGCAGGCCGGGTTTCTGGTGCTATGGCGCACTACCATGCCATCTATCCTTATTGAGTCAGGGTTTCTTACGAACAGGGAAGAGGAAAAGTATCTTAACTCCGCTGCCGGTCAGAATGAGATTGCGTTTTCCATCTTACAGGCAGTTGCACTTTACAAAGCGGAAATCGAAAGCGATTACAGTCAGCTCGCCCTGGTGCAGCACGATCGTAAGGATGCATTGGCGGATTCAGCCGGCACAGAGCTTACAGTGCAAAAAACACTTGAGGATTCCATTTCGCAACAGAAAAAGGTGGTGGCTGATGCAGGTAGCCATCAGGGAACGCAGCCATCAGTCATATACCGGATTCAGATTGCTGCGTCTGAAAAGGATATTCCTTTAAGCGACCCGCGCTTTGCCGGTATTAAGGATATTTCCAACGATAAGAGCGACCATAATATAAACCGTTACATGGTGGGTAACTATATTGATATGGCTGAAACGCAAACGCGTCTCGCTGCCTTGCGCAAAAAGGGATTTAAAGATGCCTTCGTGGTTGCTTACAGAGATGGCAAGCGTATACCGCTCAATGAATTACCATAA